TAGCCATATAGATGAGGGCAAAAGCAAGTAAAAATCCATACCTGTACCATTTGCTTTGATGCTGCATGTTCTCGCTTTTGACCTTCATCCAGTATCGAACATAACCGACTATCAAGCCAACAAAAAATATCGCCACAAACAAGTAACGCAGATAGTGGCTTTGATCAAAGACCTTGATAAAGGTTACGAGGGACATTGCTAGCAGTACAAATAGGGCAATGACATAAAAGTGAATGGAACGCTTATCCAAGGTCCAGACATCCCCTTTCGTAGGATAGGTTTGTGAAAAGTTCCCATTCACTTTATGATATCATGAATTTTTCAAAGAAGGGGTTGTTTCTCCCGCTCGGAAAAATTTGATAGTTTGCTCCAGATCCTCCACGATTTCTGTCAGGCGCAGGGAGTCATCGAGAAATTGTTCCGATAAGGATAGGCTTTCTTGATTGGCAGCTACGGCCTGCTGTGTGCCTGAAACTACTTGCTGTGCAGAGGCGGACAGATTGTCTACCCGCTGCGAAATGGCTTGGCTCTGTATCGAGATTGTTCCTGTGAGCATTCTGATCGATTCAAATTGAGCAGTCAACGCTTCACTGAGCTGGATCGTATTGTGGAAGATAGAAGCGGCCTGGTGCAAGGTTTGAATGCCATTTACAGTAGCATGATCGGTCGTTTGCAAGCAGGCAGCTACGTGCTCCATTCGTTCTTCCCCTGATTCAATTACCTTTTGAATACGGGCCGATGCCTCTTCCGTCTGGTCGGACAGCAAGCGAATTTCGTCTGCTACGACGCTGAAGCCGATCCCAGCTTGTCCAGCCCTGGAAGCTTCGATTCGAGCATTAAAGGACAAAAGCTTGGTTCGCTTGGAGATGGCAGAAATCAGACCGAGCATTTCGTTGATGTCACTCATGCTTTCTCTCATGGAGGACATGGCATGCATAGAAGCCTTCATATCCTCCGAGATATTGTGCATATTTTCTTTTAGCAAATCAATGGAGGTTGCTGCTCTGGCATTTTGCTGACGTGATTCCCGGCTCTGTACAATTGCTTTTTCCATGGAGTCAGTGATCCGAGACATTTCTTGCGTGATGTCGGCCATCGTGGCGTGAATATCATCGATCTGCTCCTGCTGGTTGTCCATTTCTTGGGCCAGCCGCTCTGTTACGGATACGACTTCTGACTGCATGGCGTGAGAATGGCGGGAGCCTTTTCCGACATGATCGGCTACTTGTTTGACGTCTGAGATGACGTACTGGATTTTACCGATGATCGTCCGGATTTGTTCACTCATTCGATTGAAGCTGTCAGCCAGCTGGCGAATTTCATCATTACTTTGAACGTGCATGGTTTGCAGCAGATCCCCCTCGCTAAAGGCGGACATTTTTTGTTGTGCTTCCTTAATCGGCTTGATGATTCGGCGAACATACACATACAACATGAGTGCGAGTGCAGCAAGTCCGACGAGTGAGACGGCCAAAATAGTTAACTGAAGGCGGCGAACCTCTTGCTTTACCTCGGATACCGACTGTGCGACGATCACTCCCCATTTTAGGGAGGGGTCAAATTGATAGGCGGCAAATGAGTCCACCTCATTGATCCTGCTCGGCTCGTACCCAGATTGACCAGCGATGACGTTTTGTACGATGGCCAGCTCGGAGAGAAGAGGGCGCTGCAACGCGTAGGATTGATCAGGATGAGCGACCAGCTTGCCTTGTTGATCAACGATCATGGCATACCCGGTTTCGCCCAGTTTAATCTGCCCGATTGATTCGCTCAGCTTCGGAACAGAGACGAATGCCACGACGACGCCTACTGGCTCCTCATCTTCATTGCGCAAAGGGAGTGAGACGGCAATTTTGGGAAACTCCGTCTTGGAAAACTGGAAGACATCTGAGACAAAAACCCCCTGCTGCGGTTGGTTCAATGCCCCCTCATACCAGTCCATTTTTCGCGGATCGTAGGAACTGTCGAGGGGTGATCCCGGAAAGGTCAAATACTTTCCGTCCGTGGTGACGATTTGTAATTCGGAAATCGTAGGATTGCTGGTAGACAAATCTGTAAAAATGCCAAAGATCTGACTGTTCGTGATCTTGCTGTTTTTATAAGTGGAAGCAAATGATTGCAAGGCGGTCACGATGTCATACACCCTGCTATGTACCTTCTGTAGAGCTGCACCTGATGCTTCGTGTAATTGCTGCTTTGTTTTTTCATTGAGTGTGGCTTCGGATTGATAGCTGATGAAGAAAGCGGCAATTGCCATCATGCAGACAACCATGCCCATGATGCCTGCGAACAGCCTGGTGAAAATTGAACGATAATGAAACGACGAGTGACCCCATAGTTTTTTTATGTCTAGCATTAATTGTTCTCCCCTTATCAAAACGTTCAGCTTTATTGTAGGGGGTACCTAGAGGAGCGTATATGCTTTGCCAGCAAGATTTACCATAAATTAATGTAAGATGACCTATGTAAAAAGTCCTAAAACGAAATCTTTAACGAAACTTAATAAACTTCACACGGAAACCTAACATTGGTGCGCTATAGTGGGGAAGTAAAAAGACGTAACAACCACGAAGGAGCGAAGACCGTATGAGCGTTATTTCGGTGAGAGAGTTGAATCTCTTCTACGGTAATAAGCAAGCCCTCTATCATATAAATCTGGATGTAGAGTCTGATTCCATTACAGCCTTAATTGGTCCGTCTGGCTGTGGTAAATCTACATTTTTACGGACGTTGAACCGAATGAACGACTCTGTACCGAACACCAAAATTACGGGAACGGTAAAAGTCTTCGACGAGGATATTTATAGCTCCCGTGTAGAAGTTGAGCGACTTCGCAAAAATATCGGCATGGTGTTTCAGCATCCGAATCCATTTCCGAAAAGCATCTATGACAACATCACGTACGGGCCGAGACTACACGGCATGAATGATCGTAACAAGCTGGACGAGTTGGTAGAGACAAGCCTCAAGGCAGCAGCCCTTTGGGATGAAGTGAAGGATGTACTGAAAAAGCCAGCAACAGGGCTTTCCGGTGGACAGCAGCAACGCCTCTGTATCGCACGGGCACTCGCTGTTCAGCCACAGATCATTTTGATGGATGAGCCAACCTCTGCATTAGACCCGATTTCGACAGCCAAAATCGAAGAACTGTTGGAAGAGCTGAAGAACCGTTATACGATTGTAATCGTGACACACAACATGCAGCAGGCAGCACGTATTTCCGATAAGACTGCGTTTTTCTTGAATGGAGAGCTAGTCGAGTTTGACAGCACCCCGACGATCTTCCAAAATCCTCGTGACAAAAGAACAGAGGATTACATTACCGGACGTTTCGGATAATTCAATAGGCATGATGGTAAAAGAGCGGACTTTTCGAGGTCCGCTCTTTTTGATTTCCAAACGTTTATAAATGCAACCCAAACCTCTTTAACTCAATGAAAATACCTTCCAATCGTTTCCCTTTCTCCGTTAACGTATATTCCACACGCGGAGGGACTTCCGGAAACACCTTCCTTTCCAATATGCCGTGCTCTTCCAATTCCTTAAGTCTAAGCGACAGTGTTTTTGGACTAATCCCATCCATGGATTTCAGCAGGTCGCTGAAACGCAGCGTTCCTTCGATAAGCAGATCCCGAATGATTAAAAAGGTCCATTTGGTCCCGATTACGTCAAGCGTTTTGGCAATGGGGCAAGGTTGGCCTGGGGTTCCTTTGTTCAGTTCGATTGGTTCAAGAACGTTCATCGGAATATCCTCCAAAAAAATAGTAGGGTTTTTTGGCTATTATAGCGCAATAGTATCTTTTCGGAAACTATATGAATTTAATATCACTACTTCCATAAATGAAGTTACTGTCGTTACAATAGCAATGTGAACCGATACTTCCACTCTAAATAAGGAGTTGATTGGAACAATATGATTCCACGCACAAAAAGAATGAGTTCGATAGCTGGTATTGCTGTCATCTTCGGGACGATGCTGTTCACAACAGCATGCGCTACTGATTCGAAAACGTCTGCTTATGATAATCAAACGGCTGTGTTGTCCGCCAAGACAGACGTACAACTATTGAAGGATCTTCCACAACCCGTTTCGATGACGATTGATTCCTCGTTGGATTCAACGAAAGCTACTGAAATGGTACAGGCCGCTCAACGTTTCTACGGATTCTGGAACACGGGGAATGAGGAACTTATTTCACAAACCGTTTCTCCAAGTTTCATTGATAACACGTTGCCGAAAGGAAGGCCTCAAGGTCCGGATGGCTTGTTATTTGCTTCTCGCAACTTCCGTAAAGCAGTTCCCGACTTGCAATGCAAAATTGAGGATTTACTGGTAGTGGGGGACAAGGTGACAGCTCGTCTTTCTTTTACGGGTACGAGCAAAGGCGAGTTTATGGGAAAACCTCTGACCGGGAAGCCCATTCAATTTATGGCAATCGATGTTTTGCGCATCAAGGATGGGAAGCTTGTTGAAGACTGGCACCTGGAAGACAATTTAACCTTTATGCAACAAATTGGTGTCGTAGCGGAAAATTGAACGAACTAACGTAAAGGAGATGTTAAAAA
This genomic stretch from Brevibacillus brevis harbors:
- a CDS encoding ester cyclase yields the protein MIPRTKRMSSIAGIAVIFGTMLFTTACATDSKTSAYDNQTAVLSAKTDVQLLKDLPQPVSMTIDSSLDSTKATEMVQAAQRFYGFWNTGNEELISQTVSPSFIDNTLPKGRPQGPDGLLFASRNFRKAVPDLQCKIEDLLVVGDKVTARLSFTGTSKGEFMGKPLTGKPIQFMAIDVLRIKDGKLVEDWHLEDNLTFMQQIGVVAEN
- a CDS encoding winged helix-turn-helix transcriptional regulator, encoding MNVLEPIELNKGTPGQPCPIAKTLDVIGTKWTFLIIRDLLIEGTLRFSDLLKSMDGISPKTLSLRLKELEEHGILERKVFPEVPPRVEYTLTEKGKRLEGIFIELKRFGLHL
- a CDS encoding methyl-accepting chemotaxis protein; the protein is MLDIKKLWGHSSFHYRSIFTRLFAGIMGMVVCMMAIAAFFISYQSEATLNEKTKQQLHEASGAALQKVHSRVYDIVTALQSFASTYKNSKITNSQIFGIFTDLSTSNPTISELQIVTTDGKYLTFPGSPLDSSYDPRKMDWYEGALNQPQQGVFVSDVFQFSKTEFPKIAVSLPLRNEDEEPVGVVVAFVSVPKLSESIGQIKLGETGYAMIVDQQGKLVAHPDQSYALQRPLLSELAIVQNVIAGQSGYEPSRINEVDSFAAYQFDPSLKWGVIVAQSVSEVKQEVRRLQLTILAVSLVGLAALALMLYVYVRRIIKPIKEAQQKMSAFSEGDLLQTMHVQSNDEIRQLADSFNRMSEQIRTIIGKIQYVISDVKQVADHVGKGSRHSHAMQSEVVSVTERLAQEMDNQQEQIDDIHATMADITQEMSRITDSMEKAIVQSRESRQQNARAATSIDLLKENMHNISEDMKASMHAMSSMRESMSDINEMLGLISAISKRTKLLSFNARIEASRAGQAGIGFSVVADEIRLLSDQTEEASARIQKVIESGEERMEHVAACLQTTDHATVNGIQTLHQAASIFHNTIQLSEALTAQFESIRMLTGTISIQSQAISQRVDNLSASAQQVVSGTQQAVAANQESLSLSEQFLDDSLRLTEIVEDLEQTIKFFRAGETTPSLKNS
- the pstB gene encoding phosphate ABC transporter ATP-binding protein PstB, yielding MSVISVRELNLFYGNKQALYHINLDVESDSITALIGPSGCGKSTFLRTLNRMNDSVPNTKITGTVKVFDEDIYSSRVEVERLRKNIGMVFQHPNPFPKSIYDNITYGPRLHGMNDRNKLDELVETSLKAAALWDEVKDVLKKPATGLSGGQQQRLCIARALAVQPQIILMDEPTSALDPISTAKIEELLEELKNRYTIVIVTHNMQQAARISDKTAFFLNGELVEFDSTPTIFQNPRDKRTEDYITGRFG